Proteins encoded in a region of the Leifsonia sp. PS1209 genome:
- a CDS encoding VIT1/CCC1 transporter family protein: MTTAAERNPSPADIRRWRRYLADERAEAAVYRDLAGRRTGEEREILLALAEAEGRHEQHWLTLLGDDVGRPLRGDIRTRLLGLLARRFGSVFVLALAQRAEARSPYSDDVDATPQMAADEQIHEEVVRALAARGRQRLSGTFRAAVFGANDGLVSNLALVLGISASGVATHVVLLTGISGLLAGALSMGAGEYVSVRSQRELLEASSPNPETRSALPDLDVDANELTLVYRARGMAPDEAKAHAAEVLAGLNARAVETASVQAVTGEVIDEHESVGTGWNAALSSFCFFASGALIPILPYLFGLQGTTAVLVAALLVGIVLLGTGAIVGLLSGASPLKRALRQLAIGYGAAAATYLLGLLFGATVG, encoded by the coding sequence ATGACGACCGCAGCCGAGCGCAACCCGAGTCCAGCGGACATCCGCCGCTGGCGCCGCTACCTCGCCGACGAACGGGCGGAGGCCGCGGTCTACCGCGACCTCGCCGGACGCCGCACCGGCGAGGAGCGCGAGATCCTGCTCGCGCTCGCCGAGGCGGAGGGCAGGCACGAGCAGCACTGGCTCACCCTGCTCGGCGACGACGTCGGCCGACCGCTGCGCGGGGACATCCGCACCCGGCTCCTCGGCCTCCTGGCCCGCCGGTTCGGCTCGGTCTTCGTGCTCGCGCTCGCGCAGCGCGCCGAGGCCCGCTCCCCCTACAGCGACGACGTGGATGCGACGCCGCAGATGGCCGCGGACGAGCAGATCCACGAGGAGGTCGTCCGCGCGCTCGCCGCCCGGGGACGGCAGCGGCTGTCCGGCACGTTCCGCGCCGCCGTGTTCGGCGCGAACGACGGGCTCGTCAGCAACCTCGCGCTCGTGCTCGGCATCAGCGCGAGCGGCGTCGCCACCCACGTGGTGCTGCTCACCGGCATCTCCGGCCTCCTCGCCGGCGCGCTGTCGATGGGCGCAGGCGAATACGTCTCCGTCCGGTCGCAGCGAGAACTGCTCGAAGCGTCCAGCCCCAACCCGGAGACGCGGTCTGCGCTGCCCGACCTCGACGTCGACGCCAACGAGCTCACGCTCGTCTACCGTGCGCGCGGGATGGCGCCGGACGAGGCGAAGGCGCACGCCGCCGAGGTGCTCGCCGGCCTGAATGCGCGCGCCGTGGAGACGGCGTCGGTGCAGGCCGTGACGGGCGAGGTGATCGACGAGCACGAGTCGGTCGGCACGGGCTGGAACGCTGCGCTCTCGAGTTTCTGCTTCTTCGCATCCGGAGCGCTCATCCCGATCCTGCCGTACCTCTTCGGCCTGCAGGGCACGACGGCGGTGCTCGTGGCCGCGCTGCTGGTCGGGATCGTGCTGCTCGGGACGGGCGCCATCGTCGGGCTGCTGTCCGGGGCGTCCCCGCTCAAGCGCGCGCTGCGCCAGCTGGCGATCGGGTACGGGGCCGCCGCGGCGACGTACCTGCTCGGACTGCTGTTCGGCGCGACGGTCGGCTAG
- a CDS encoding AMP nucleosidase: MAGLKDKRDIVANWLPRYTGTALEDFGDHILLTNFGDYVQRFAEWYGAEVRGADRPMPNATADGITIINFGMGSPNAATVMDLLSAVQPKAALFLGKCGGVKRKNQLGDLVLPIAAIRGEGTSNDYLPPEVPALPAFQLQRGVSTTIRDFGHDYWTGTVYTTNRRVWEHDEKFKARLRETRVMAVDMETATIFAAGFANRIPCGALLLVSDQPMIPEGVKTAESDRGVTGMFVERHIRIGVEALRLVRRNGRSVRHLRFEDE; encoded by the coding sequence ATGGCCGGCTTGAAGGACAAGAGGGACATCGTCGCCAACTGGCTGCCCCGCTACACCGGGACCGCCCTGGAGGACTTCGGCGACCACATCCTGCTCACCAACTTCGGCGACTACGTGCAGCGCTTCGCGGAATGGTACGGAGCAGAGGTGCGCGGCGCCGACCGGCCGATGCCGAACGCCACCGCCGACGGCATCACGATCATCAACTTCGGGATGGGCAGCCCCAACGCCGCGACGGTGATGGACCTGCTGAGCGCGGTGCAGCCGAAAGCGGCCCTGTTCCTCGGCAAGTGCGGGGGAGTGAAACGCAAGAACCAGCTCGGCGACCTCGTCCTCCCCATCGCGGCGATCCGCGGCGAGGGCACGTCGAACGACTACCTCCCGCCCGAGGTGCCCGCACTTCCCGCCTTCCAGCTGCAGCGCGGCGTCTCCACCACGATCCGCGACTTCGGTCACGACTACTGGACGGGCACGGTCTACACGACGAACCGCCGCGTCTGGGAGCACGACGAGAAGTTCAAGGCGAGGCTGCGCGAGACTCGCGTGATGGCGGTGGACATGGAGACGGCGACGATCTTCGCCGCCGGCTTCGCCAACCGCATCCCGTGCGGCGCGCTGCTGCTGGTGTCCGACCAGCCGATGATCCCCGAAGGCGTGAAGACCGCCGAGAGCGACCGCGGGGTGACCGGGATGTTCGTGGAGCGGCACATCCGGATCGGCGTGGAGGCGCTCCGGCTGGTGCGGCGCAACGGCCGCAGCGTGCGGCACCTGCGGTTCGAGGACGAGTAG
- a CDS encoding DUF1707 domain-containing protein, producing MTDLTDPSGAALRLSNDERERAVAALQAHAAQGRLTDAEVQTRVQSARSAVTRGDLAPLFADLPGRVDLDGTGAAAGAGAAAGAGAGAAYQAPDYAAQSPSDPYEQRSGRTGDRRWGLAIVSIAPFVALILFFVTSSVWGYAYSWLWFLLVPIAGALVYGGDGGRGRDRR from the coding sequence ATGACCGACCTGACCGATCCTTCCGGCGCGGCCCTGCGACTCAGCAACGACGAGCGGGAGCGCGCCGTCGCCGCCCTGCAGGCCCACGCGGCGCAGGGGCGCCTGACCGACGCCGAGGTGCAGACCCGCGTGCAGTCCGCCCGCTCCGCCGTGACGCGCGGCGACCTCGCCCCGCTGTTCGCCGACCTCCCGGGGCGCGTCGACCTCGACGGCACGGGCGCCGCGGCAGGTGCCGGTGCTGCTGCAGGCGCTGGGGCAGGCGCCGCCTATCAGGCACCCGACTACGCCGCGCAGTCGCCCTCCGACCCGTACGAGCAGCGCTCCGGACGCACCGGGGACCGCCGCTGGGGTCTCGCGATCGTGTCCATCGCGCCGTTCGTGGCGCTCATCCTGTTCTTCGTGACGAGCTCGGTGTGGGGATACGCGTACAGCTGGCTCTGGTTCCTGCTGGTCCCGATCGCCGGGGCGCTCGTCTACGGCGGGGACGGCGGCAGAGGCCGCGACCGCCGCTAA
- a CDS encoding error-prone DNA polymerase has translation MGWNNPPIPWSEFERRLSGRRTSEQADERPSSRKRPAYTPAPIVQEEEPDGHVPYAELHAHTNFSFLDGASSPEELLEEATRLRLHGLAVTDHDGLYGVVHLAEAAEAYERVKTVFGAELSLELSRPQNGEADPEGSHLVVLAKKQEGYHRLAAAITDGQLAGEEKGRPVYDVAELARRASGEWMVLTGCRKGDVRLALASDGERAAEREVARLGELFGRDNVLVELIDHGNPRDTTDNDVLARIAARLGMPVVATNNVHYASPAQYPLASALSAVRARRSLDEMDGWLPASDAAHLRSGREMATRFARYPGAVERTVEVADDLEFRLRSARPKLPKQEVPDGHTPMSWLRELTWRGAEERYPDIATDQAKRERIARELDVIEAKDFPGYFLIVYDIVRFARSQGILCQGRGSAANSAVCYLLGITAVDSIKYALPFERFLSSMREEEPDIDVDFDSDRREEVIQYVYRKYGRHNAAQVANVITYRPKNAVRDMAKALGYSTGQQDGWSKQIDSWGSIQPTADHDIPDAVVGLASQVLKFPRHLGIHSGGMVLTDRPVGEVCPIEHARMENRTVLQWDKDDCAWMGLVKFDLLGLGMLSAIDYAMSTIAQSLGEQWTLDSIPKEEQGVYDMLCRADSIGVFQVESRAQIGTLPRLQPRAFYDLVIEIALIRPGPIQGGAVHPYIRRKLGQEEVTYLHPALVPVLERTMGVPLFQEQLMQMAVAVGDCTAEDADLLRRAMGSKRGQEKIGSLRDKLYAGMAGNGIVGDDADAIYAKIEAFANFGFAESHAISFALLVYVSSWLKLHYPGAFLAALLRAQPMGFYSPRTLTADARRHGVVVERPDIERSMVFPVLEPMDAAAAGPTGTDPCLDHDQPEIAPFDRSVPLDHALHRRDAGHVVRLGLAGVTTIGEKLAERIVAERASGGRYLSLGDLARRVGLNVAQLEALAAAGAFESFGLSRRQAIWEAGNAAQEKPEYLAGTSISVQPPLLPMLSPAEQLASDLWATGISTDDHPIGFLRPHLRARGVYSADGLATAESGRRIEVGGVVTHRQRPATAAGVTFLNLEDETGLINVICPVGVWNRYRRVAREAPAMIIRGMLERSEEGVVNVIADRLEPLDAGMRTVSRDFR, from the coding sequence ATGGGCTGGAACAACCCGCCGATCCCGTGGTCGGAGTTCGAGCGGAGGCTCTCCGGCCGGCGCACGAGCGAGCAGGCCGACGAGCGGCCGTCGTCCAGGAAACGACCGGCGTACACCCCGGCCCCGATCGTGCAGGAGGAGGAGCCGGACGGCCACGTGCCGTACGCCGAGCTGCACGCGCACACCAACTTCAGCTTCCTCGACGGTGCGAGCTCGCCGGAGGAACTGCTGGAGGAGGCGACCAGGCTGCGGCTGCACGGCCTCGCCGTCACCGACCACGACGGCCTGTACGGGGTCGTCCACCTGGCGGAGGCCGCCGAGGCGTACGAGCGGGTCAAGACCGTGTTCGGCGCCGAGCTGTCGCTGGAGCTCAGCCGCCCGCAGAACGGAGAGGCCGATCCGGAGGGCAGCCACCTCGTCGTGCTCGCCAAGAAGCAGGAGGGCTACCACCGGCTGGCGGCGGCGATCACCGACGGCCAGCTCGCCGGCGAGGAGAAGGGGCGGCCGGTCTACGACGTCGCTGAGCTGGCGCGGCGCGCATCCGGAGAGTGGATGGTGCTCACCGGCTGCCGCAAAGGAGACGTGCGGCTCGCCCTCGCCTCCGACGGCGAACGGGCCGCTGAGCGGGAGGTGGCGCGGCTCGGCGAGCTGTTCGGCCGCGACAACGTGCTGGTCGAGCTGATCGACCACGGCAACCCGCGCGACACCACGGACAACGACGTGCTCGCCCGCATCGCCGCCCGGCTCGGGATGCCCGTGGTCGCCACCAACAACGTGCACTACGCCTCCCCCGCCCAATACCCGCTGGCCTCCGCGCTGTCCGCCGTGCGCGCCCGCCGAAGCCTCGACGAGATGGACGGCTGGCTGCCCGCCTCCGACGCGGCGCACCTGCGCTCCGGCCGCGAGATGGCGACGCGGTTCGCCCGCTACCCCGGCGCCGTCGAGCGCACGGTGGAGGTCGCGGACGATCTCGAGTTCCGGCTGCGCAGCGCCCGCCCGAAGCTGCCGAAGCAGGAGGTGCCGGACGGCCACACCCCGATGAGCTGGCTGCGCGAGCTCACCTGGCGCGGCGCGGAGGAGCGCTACCCGGACATCGCCACCGACCAGGCCAAGCGGGAGCGCATCGCCAGGGAGCTGGACGTGATCGAGGCCAAAGACTTCCCCGGCTACTTCCTCATCGTCTACGACATCGTGCGGTTCGCCCGCAGCCAGGGCATCCTCTGCCAGGGTCGTGGCTCCGCCGCCAACTCCGCCGTCTGCTACCTGCTCGGGATCACCGCCGTCGACTCGATCAAGTACGCGCTGCCGTTCGAGCGCTTCCTGTCGAGCATGCGCGAGGAGGAGCCGGACATCGACGTCGACTTCGACTCCGACCGGCGCGAGGAGGTCATCCAGTACGTCTACCGCAAGTACGGCAGGCACAACGCTGCGCAGGTGGCGAACGTCATCACCTACCGGCCGAAGAACGCGGTGCGCGACATGGCGAAGGCGCTCGGATACTCCACCGGGCAGCAGGACGGCTGGTCGAAGCAGATCGACTCGTGGGGTTCCATCCAGCCGACGGCCGACCACGACATCCCGGATGCGGTGGTCGGCCTGGCCAGCCAGGTGCTCAAGTTCCCCAGGCACCTCGGCATCCACTCCGGCGGCATGGTGCTCACCGACCGCCCGGTCGGCGAAGTCTGCCCGATCGAGCACGCCCGCATGGAGAACCGCACCGTGCTGCAGTGGGACAAAGACGACTGCGCCTGGATGGGCCTGGTCAAGTTCGACCTGCTCGGCCTCGGGATGCTGAGCGCCATCGACTACGCCATGTCGACCATCGCGCAGTCGCTCGGCGAGCAGTGGACGCTCGACAGCATCCCGAAGGAGGAGCAGGGGGTGTACGACATGCTCTGCCGCGCGGACTCGATCGGCGTGTTCCAGGTGGAGAGCAGGGCGCAGATCGGCACGCTGCCCCGCCTGCAGCCGCGCGCGTTCTACGACCTGGTGATCGAGATCGCGCTCATCCGTCCCGGCCCCATCCAGGGCGGCGCCGTGCACCCGTACATCCGCAGGAAGCTCGGCCAGGAGGAGGTGACCTACCTGCATCCGGCGCTGGTGCCCGTGCTGGAACGCACGATGGGGGTGCCGCTGTTCCAGGAGCAGCTGATGCAGATGGCGGTCGCCGTCGGCGACTGCACGGCGGAGGACGCCGACCTGCTGCGGAGGGCGATGGGGTCGAAGCGCGGGCAGGAGAAGATCGGCTCGCTGCGCGACAAACTGTATGCGGGGATGGCGGGCAACGGCATCGTCGGCGACGACGCCGACGCCATCTACGCCAAGATCGAGGCGTTCGCGAACTTCGGCTTCGCAGAGAGCCACGCGATCAGTTTCGCGCTGCTCGTCTACGTGAGCTCGTGGCTGAAACTGCACTACCCGGGCGCGTTCCTCGCCGCCCTGCTGCGGGCGCAGCCGATGGGGTTCTACTCGCCGCGCACCCTCACCGCCGACGCGCGCAGGCACGGCGTGGTGGTCGAGCGGCCGGACATCGAACGCTCGATGGTGTTCCCCGTGCTCGAACCGATGGATGCGGCCGCCGCCGGCCCGACGGGGACCGACCCGTGCCTGGACCACGACCAGCCGGAGATCGCCCCGTTCGACCGCAGCGTGCCGCTCGACCACGCGCTGCACCGCAGGGACGCCGGCCATGTGGTGCGGCTGGGACTCGCGGGGGTGACGACCATCGGCGAGAAGCTGGCGGAGCGCATCGTCGCCGAGCGCGCATCCGGTGGCCGCTACCTGAGCCTCGGCGACCTGGCTCGGCGCGTCGGGCTGAACGTGGCCCAGCTGGAGGCGCTCGCCGCTGCCGGAGCGTTCGAGAGCTTCGGGCTGAGCCGCCGCCAGGCGATCTGGGAGGCGGGGAACGCCGCCCAGGAGAAGCCGGAGTACCTGGCGGGCACCTCGATCTCCGTGCAGCCTCCCCTGCTGCCGATGCTGAGCCCGGCCGAACAGCTGGCGAGCGACCTGTGGGCCACCGGCATCTCCACCGACGACCACCCGATCGGCTTCCTCCGCCCGCACCTGCGCGCCCGCGGCGTCTACTCGGCCGACGGCCTCGCCACGGCGGAGTCCGGCAGACGCATCGAGGTCGGCGGCGTGGTCACCCACCGGCAGCGTCCGGCGACGGCGGCCGGGGTCACCTTCCTCAACCTGGAAGACGAGACCGGCCTGATCAACGTGATCTGCCCCGTCGGCGTCTGGAACCGCTACCGCCGCGTCGCCCGCGAGGCCCCGGCCATGATCATCCGGGGCATGCTGGAACGCAGCGAGGAAGGCGTCGTCAACGTGATCGCCGACCGCCTGGAGCCGCTCGACGCCGGGATGCGCACGGTGTCGCGCGACTTCCGGTAG
- a CDS encoding cation transporter: MPDSPSSSSLLTVVIAFGANVVVAVAKTIAAVLTGSASMVAEAAHSWADAGNEVFLLQAERSASRPRDSAHPGGYGREAYVWSLFAAVGLFTAGAVVSITHGVSELGATDRGADYAVAYVVLAVSFVFEGFSFVQSYRQARRGADERSIGTLSHVFRTSNPTLRAVFFEDAAALIGLLIAFLGLLLHELTGNAVYDALGSILVGVLLAVVALVLIDRNRRFLLGEQGSDQATQAVLAALLAHPEVETVTYLHLEYVGPERIYVVAAVDLVGNDRESDVAADLVAIGGALEADPHVAEAILTLSRPGATPLVPH, translated from the coding sequence ATGCCGGACTCCCCCTCCTCATCGAGCCTCCTCACGGTCGTCATCGCGTTCGGCGCGAACGTCGTCGTCGCCGTCGCGAAGACCATCGCGGCGGTGCTCACCGGATCGGCCTCGATGGTCGCCGAGGCCGCGCACTCCTGGGCAGATGCGGGCAATGAGGTGTTCCTGCTGCAGGCGGAGCGCTCGGCGTCCCGGCCGCGCGACTCGGCGCATCCGGGTGGGTACGGGCGCGAGGCGTATGTGTGGTCGCTGTTCGCGGCGGTCGGACTGTTCACGGCGGGCGCCGTGGTGTCGATCACGCACGGCGTCTCGGAGCTGGGCGCGACCGACCGCGGCGCGGACTACGCCGTCGCGTATGTCGTGCTCGCTGTCTCGTTCGTGTTCGAGGGGTTCTCGTTCGTGCAGTCGTACCGGCAGGCGCGCCGGGGCGCGGACGAGCGAAGCATCGGGACGCTCTCGCACGTGTTCCGCACGTCGAACCCGACGCTGCGCGCGGTGTTCTTCGAGGACGCCGCCGCGCTGATCGGTCTGCTGATCGCCTTCCTCGGCCTGCTGCTGCACGAGCTGACCGGGAACGCGGTGTACGACGCGCTGGGCTCCATCCTGGTCGGCGTGCTGCTCGCCGTCGTCGCGCTCGTGCTGATCGACAGGAACCGGCGCTTCCTGCTCGGCGAGCAGGGCTCCGACCAGGCGACGCAGGCCGTGCTCGCTGCCCTGCTCGCGCATCCCGAGGTGGAGACGGTGACGTACCTGCACCTGGAGTACGTGGGGCCGGAGCGCATCTACGTGGTCGCCGCCGTCGATCTGGTCGGAAACGATCGCGAGTCGGACGTGGCCGCCGACCTCGTCGCCATCGGCGGGGCGCTGGAGGCGGACCCGCACGTCGCAGAGGCGATCCTCACCCTGTCCCGGCCGGGGGCGACGCCGCTCGTCCCGCACTGA
- a CDS encoding DUF6504 family protein — protein sequence MTDIGESVAVWTTDDGIPTRLVWRATRYRVTDTPTVWAEVCAWWRPFGEHRYGVGSLPREIGGWRFQATDDTGCAHVFDVRHDNTSRSWHLVRIFD from the coding sequence ATGACCGACATCGGAGAGTCCGTCGCGGTGTGGACGACGGACGACGGCATCCCGACCAGGCTGGTGTGGCGGGCGACCAGATACCGCGTGACAGACACGCCGACGGTGTGGGCGGAGGTCTGCGCCTGGTGGCGGCCGTTCGGCGAGCACCGCTACGGCGTCGGCAGCCTGCCGAGGGAGATCGGCGGCTGGCGCTTCCAGGCCACCGACGACACGGGATGCGCGCACGTGTTCGACGTGCGGCACGACAACACCAGCCGCAGCTGGCACCTGGTGAGGATCTTCGACTGA
- a CDS encoding DUF3097 domain-containing protein: MNDDRYGADVLATDWKNAGRVAVPEVEAVRDLVIEDAVSGFCGAVTRIEGQTVELEDYFGKKRVFPFSGSFLIDGAPVTLVHAAKGGGARARTASGSFAVADQKARVARASRIFVEGRHDAELVEKVWGDDLRVEGVVVEYLEGVDDLDAIVREFAPDRSRRIGVLVDHLVPGSKESRIADAVKRGPYGEHVLVVGHPYIDIWQAVKPARVGLDAWPSIPRSIEWKKGICAALGLPHETQADTARAWKRILGSVRNFTDLEPELLGRVEHLIDFVTEP; this comes from the coding sequence GTGAACGACGACCGCTACGGAGCCGATGTGCTGGCGACCGACTGGAAGAACGCGGGCCGCGTGGCCGTGCCCGAGGTCGAAGCGGTGCGCGACCTCGTCATCGAGGATGCCGTGAGCGGCTTCTGCGGCGCCGTCACCCGCATCGAAGGGCAGACCGTCGAGCTGGAGGACTACTTCGGCAAGAAGCGCGTCTTCCCGTTCAGCGGATCCTTCCTGATCGACGGTGCGCCCGTCACGCTGGTGCACGCCGCGAAGGGCGGAGGGGCGCGGGCGAGGACCGCATCCGGATCGTTCGCCGTCGCCGACCAGAAGGCCAGGGTCGCGCGCGCCAGCCGCATCTTCGTCGAAGGCCGGCACGACGCCGAGCTGGTGGAGAAGGTCTGGGGAGACGATCTGCGCGTGGAGGGCGTCGTCGTCGAATACCTGGAGGGCGTCGACGACCTGGATGCGATCGTGCGCGAGTTCGCGCCGGACCGGTCCCGCCGCATCGGCGTGCTCGTCGACCACCTCGTGCCCGGCTCCAAGGAGAGCAGGATCGCCGACGCGGTGAAGCGCGGGCCGTACGGAGAGCACGTCCTGGTGGTCGGGCACCCGTACATCGACATCTGGCAGGCCGTGAAACCGGCGCGCGTCGGGCTGGACGCCTGGCCGAGCATCCCGCGCTCGATCGAGTGGAAGAAGGGGATCTGCGCCGCCCTCGGACTCCCCCACGAGACCCAGGCGGACACCGCCCGCGCCTGGAAACGCATCCTGGGCAGCGTCCGTAACTTCACCGATCTCGAGCCGGAACTGCTCGGCAGGGTGGAGCACCTGATCGACTTCGTCACCGAACCGTGA
- a CDS encoding cold-shock protein codes for MATGTVKWFNAEKGFGFIAPDDGGADVFAHYSAIASSGYRSLEENQKVEFEVTQGPKGLQAENIRPL; via the coding sequence ATGGCTACTGGTACGGTCAAATGGTTCAACGCTGAAAAGGGCTTCGGCTTCATCGCTCCCGACGACGGCGGCGCTGATGTGTTCGCCCACTACTCGGCGATCGCTTCGAGCGGCTACCGCTCGCTCGAGGAGAACCAGAAGGTCGAGTTCGAGGTGACGCAGGGCCCCAAGGGCCTGCAGGCGGAGAACATCCGCCCGCTCTGA
- a CDS encoding DNA polymerase Y family protein, with amino-acid sequence MPAVTRAIVLWCPDWPVIAALQAGDLPQDTPLALLDRNLVFACSAAARAEGVTRGLRIREAQARCTQLQVLPYDPVLDARAFDPVLAAIEEITPGVQPIRPGTCVLRARGPARYYGGEEQAAAELLRCLEGLGIPDARIGIADGPFAAEQAARTTGAERIRVIPPGDSPAFLSPLPIAQLGQDELTPLFRRLGIHTLGHLAALGATDVRERFGERGAWCHTIASGLDSTAVVPRTPPKQLERAIEFEPPLDRVDQVTFAFRGTAEAFIGGLTKAGLVCTALRIEVTDESGKVSERSWLHPRLFSAADVVDRVRWQLQGSGSIESGLGSPIARVLVEPEAVDDIGHHEEGLWGGGADERIHHGLSRVQSILGHDAVLTATIGGGRGLAERQVLVPWGDRAVGVARADQPWPGSLPAPAPSTVFEAPRPVVVLGADGEQVGVTGRGVVTEPIVRFSSTGTARDARPVDSWAGPWPVRERWWDAAASRTAHRFQVVDADGNAWLLVLADGAWQAEARYD; translated from the coding sequence ATGCCGGCCGTCACCCGCGCGATCGTGCTGTGGTGCCCGGACTGGCCGGTGATCGCCGCCCTGCAGGCCGGCGACCTGCCGCAGGACACCCCGCTGGCGCTCCTCGACCGCAACCTCGTGTTCGCCTGCTCCGCCGCAGCGCGCGCGGAGGGCGTCACGCGCGGCCTGCGCATCCGGGAGGCCCAGGCGCGCTGCACCCAGTTGCAGGTGCTGCCGTACGATCCCGTCCTGGATGCGCGGGCCTTCGACCCCGTGCTCGCCGCGATCGAGGAGATCACCCCCGGCGTCCAGCCCATCCGGCCCGGCACCTGCGTGCTGCGCGCCCGCGGTCCAGCCCGCTACTACGGCGGAGAGGAGCAGGCCGCCGCCGAACTGCTGCGCTGCCTCGAAGGGCTCGGCATCCCGGACGCGCGCATCGGCATCGCGGACGGCCCGTTCGCCGCCGAGCAGGCGGCCCGCACGACCGGTGCAGAGCGCATCAGGGTCATCCCGCCCGGCGACTCCCCCGCGTTCCTCTCCCCCCTGCCCATCGCGCAGCTCGGGCAGGACGAGCTGACGCCGCTGTTCCGCAGGCTGGGCATCCACACCCTCGGCCACCTGGCCGCGCTCGGGGCGACGGATGTGCGGGAACGGTTCGGGGAGCGTGGCGCCTGGTGCCACACCATCGCGAGCGGGCTCGACAGCACGGCGGTGGTGCCGCGCACGCCGCCGAAGCAGCTGGAACGCGCGATCGAGTTCGAGCCGCCGCTCGACAGGGTGGACCAGGTGACGTTCGCGTTCCGGGGAACGGCGGAGGCGTTCATCGGCGGTCTCACCAAGGCGGGGCTGGTGTGCACGGCGCTGCGCATCGAGGTGACGGACGAGTCCGGCAAGGTGAGCGAGCGCAGCTGGCTGCACCCCCGGCTGTTCTCGGCGGCCGACGTGGTCGACAGGGTGCGCTGGCAGCTGCAGGGCTCCGGCAGCATCGAGAGCGGGCTCGGCTCCCCGATCGCGCGGGTGCTGGTGGAGCCGGAGGCCGTCGACGACATCGGCCACCACGAGGAGGGGCTGTGGGGCGGGGGCGCGGACGAGCGCATCCATCACGGGCTGTCGCGGGTGCAGAGCATCCTGGGCCACGACGCGGTGCTCACGGCGACCATCGGCGGCGGGCGTGGGCTCGCGGAGCGGCAGGTACTCGTGCCGTGGGGCGACCGCGCCGTCGGGGTGGCGCGCGCCGACCAGCCGTGGCCGGGCAGCCTGCCGGCCCCGGCGCCGTCGACCGTGTTCGAGGCGCCGCGTCCCGTGGTGGTGCTCGGTGCGGACGGCGAGCAGGTCGGGGTGACGGGGCGCGGCGTCGTCACGGAGCCGATCGTCCGGTTCTCGTCGACGGGCACGGCACGGGATGCGCGCCCCGTCGACTCCTGGGCGGGCCCGTGGCCGGTGCGGGAACGCTGGTGGGATGCTGCCGCCTCGCGCACGGCGCATCGCTTCCAGGTGGTCGACGCTGACGGGAACGCGTGGCTGCTGGTGCTCGCGGACGGCGCGTGGCAGGCGGAGGCGCGGTATGACTGA
- a CDS encoding YafY family protein → MNTTGSRTLQLLSLLQTHRFWPGPELAARLEVSPRTLRRDIDRLRDLGYPVDASRGVDGGYQLAAGASLPPLVVDDEEAVALAVGLRTAAQSGIAGIEDASVRALAKVVQVMPSRLRSRVDALRSATVAGAMRQGPSVDAGVLTVVAQACRDEERIHFVYVSRDGERSDRHVEPHRLVSVERRWYLVAYDLGRFDWRSFRLDRLAEPRTTGQRFRPRALPADDAASYVSASLGAATETLAVDAIVHAPVAQVESAIGRWATAEAVDAETTRVHLSADSAEWALFGLAAADAPFQVIAPPEVVELARVWGERFSGASIA, encoded by the coding sequence GTGAACACCACGGGATCGCGCACTCTCCAACTGCTCTCCCTGCTGCAGACCCACCGCTTCTGGCCGGGCCCGGAGCTCGCGGCACGCCTGGAGGTGTCTCCGCGCACCCTGCGCCGCGACATCGACCGACTGCGCGACCTCGGGTACCCGGTGGATGCGAGCCGTGGCGTCGACGGCGGATACCAGCTGGCGGCCGGCGCCTCCCTTCCCCCGCTCGTGGTCGACGACGAGGAGGCCGTCGCGCTCGCTGTCGGCCTGCGGACGGCAGCGCAGTCCGGCATCGCCGGGATCGAGGACGCCTCCGTTCGTGCCCTCGCCAAGGTGGTGCAGGTGATGCCGTCCCGGCTGCGCAGCCGGGTGGATGCGCTCCGTTCCGCGACCGTCGCCGGTGCCATGCGGCAGGGGCCGAGCGTGGACGCTGGGGTGCTCACGGTGGTGGCGCAGGCCTGCAGGGACGAGGAGCGCATCCACTTCGTGTACGTCAGCCGTGACGGGGAGCGCAGCGACCGCCACGTCGAGCCGCACCGGCTGGTATCTGTGGAGCGGCGCTGGTATCTGGTGGCGTACGACCTCGGCAGGTTCGACTGGCGCAGCTTCCGCCTCGACAGGCTCGCCGAGCCGCGGACGACCGGGCAACGGTTCCGGCCGCGTGCCCTGCCGGCCGACGACGCGGCCAGCTATGTCTCCGCATCCCTCGGCGCCGCGACGGAGACGCTCGCGGTCGACGCGATCGTGCACGCGCCCGTCGCGCAGGTCGAGAGCGCGATCGGCCGGTGGGCGACGGCCGAGGCCGTGGATGCCGAGACCACCCGCGTGCACCTGTCTGCGGACAGTGCGGAGTGGGCGCTGTTCGGACTGGCCGCCGCGGATGCGCCGTTCCAGGTGATCGCGCCGCCGGAGGTCGTCGAGCTGGCCAGGGTGTGGGGCGAACGGTTCAGCGGCGCATCCATCGCCTAG